One part of the Eucalyptus grandis isolate ANBG69807.140 chromosome 10, ASM1654582v1, whole genome shotgun sequence genome encodes these proteins:
- the LOC120288846 gene encoding putative receptor-like protein kinase At3g46340 produces the protein MGSGIPFISALELRVLNNSIYGIGSGFLRNICRYDMGTSPESFTRYPLDVYDRIWWGDLNYYRLLPSAGASATSLSDNNDAYKVPGEVLMTAATMSNGNSSLGYSWTPPNPYVPPGKWIFYVHFAETRSLPNGQQREFTVSINGNQFTKIVTLEYLKPVTIVSTPVTGSQINISISRTSNESPYLPILNAIEIFSIVGVPNVQTAEDDGISPTYTCFSSANSNVLLPEVF, from the exons ATGGGAAGTGGAATACCTTTCATTTCAGCTCTGGAATTAAGAGTTTTGAACAATAGCATCTATGGAATTGGATCTGGGTTCTTGAGGAATATTTGCAGGTACGACATGGGAACAAGCCCTGAATCATTTACAAG GTACCCATTGGATGTTTATGATCGCATCTGGTGGGGCGATCTTAATTACTACCGGCTTTTGCCCAGCGCCGGAGCATCTGCTACATCCTTGTCCGACAACAACGATGCGTACAAGGTTCCAGGGGAAGTTCTTATGACCGCTGCAACCATGAGCAACGGTAATTCATCCTTGGGATATAGTTGGACACCCCCGAACCCATACGTTCCTCCAGGTAAATGGATCTTCTACGTCCATTTTGCCGAAACCCGGAGTTTGCCTAATGGCCAACAAAGGGAGTTCACAGTTTCCATCAATGGTAATCAATTCACAAAGATTGTGACGCTCGAGTACTTAAAGCCAGTGACTATAGTCTCCACTCCGGTTACTGGGTCCCAGATCAACATCTCGATCAGTCGCACATCAAATGAATCTCCATATCTGCCAATCCTTAATGCCATCGAGATCTTCAGCATTGTTGGAGTCCCCAATGTTCAAACAGCCGAAGATGATGGTATTTCCCCTACTTACACATGTTTTTCTAGCGCCAATTCGAATGTTTTGCTACCAGAAGTCTTCTAA